A genomic segment from Lutibacter sp. A80 encodes:
- the ftsZ gene encoding cell division protein FtsZ has product MSSSDFSNISFDLPKNQSNVIKVIGVGGGGSNAVNHMYSQGIDGVDFVVCNTDAQALQNSPIPTKIQLGVSLTEGLGAGANPDVGEQAALESIQEIKDMLSTNSKMIFITVGMGGGTGTGAAPVIAKVARELDLLTIGVVTIPFSFEGKMRNSQAQKGIERLREYVDSLLVINNNKLREVYGNLGFKAGFSKADEVLSTASRGIAEVITHHYTQNIDLKDAKTVLSNSGTAIMGSATASGANRSLEAISKALDSPLLDDNKITGAKNVLLLIVSGAEEITIDEIGEINDYIQSEAKSNVNIIMGVGEDENLGDAIAVTIVATGFNKAQQHEISNLEAKKIIHTLGDEQEASFDFLENDTVKTMSTTTDKTANDTNDVVEDKVIFDLGDEEENEDDFSIIPTTEFIKNIDVVHEEISVNTIDDDDFVITSVQPEAKEVAPIVKDENEKQIELTFDMPLPKKPQKTVTQDQEIKINSIEVVDHKVVEPEKKVEKDVYFKLEDYTELENNLTNASKPAENKNIEVVNEELNLTLRSTNKTEVDVNVNNQEVVDHKEVSPLDLTIAELQKRAKDRREKMKNFNYKFINKVNKNIDEIEKEPAYKRMGVQLDRTSHSSEINQSRTTLDIDGNDDLKFRSNNSFLHDNVD; this is encoded by the coding sequence ATGAGCAGTTCAGATTTTAGCAATATTTCATTCGATTTACCGAAAAATCAATCAAACGTAATAAAAGTAATAGGAGTAGGAGGTGGAGGTAGCAATGCTGTAAACCACATGTATTCACAAGGAATTGATGGAGTTGACTTTGTAGTTTGTAATACCGATGCTCAGGCATTACAAAACAGTCCAATTCCAACAAAAATTCAATTAGGAGTATCCTTAACAGAAGGTTTAGGAGCAGGAGCAAACCCTGATGTTGGAGAGCAAGCAGCCTTAGAAAGTATTCAAGAAATAAAAGATATGCTTTCTACCAATTCTAAAATGATATTTATAACTGTTGGAATGGGTGGTGGTACAGGAACTGGTGCAGCTCCTGTAATTGCTAAAGTTGCGCGTGAATTAGATTTGTTAACTATTGGTGTGGTTACAATTCCTTTTTCTTTTGAAGGTAAAATGCGTAATAGTCAGGCTCAAAAAGGTATTGAAAGGTTACGTGAATATGTAGATTCTTTATTGGTAATAAATAATAATAAATTAAGAGAAGTGTATGGTAATCTTGGCTTTAAAGCAGGATTCTCTAAAGCAGATGAAGTTTTATCGACTGCATCTAGAGGTATTGCAGAGGTTATAACACACCATTACACTCAAAATATAGATTTAAAAGATGCAAAAACTGTACTTTCTAATAGTGGTACTGCAATTATGGGGTCTGCAACTGCATCAGGAGCAAATAGATCTTTAGAAGCTATTTCTAAAGCATTAGATTCTCCTCTATTAGATGACAATAAAATTACAGGAGCTAAAAACGTATTGTTGTTAATTGTTTCAGGTGCTGAAGAAATTACAATAGATGAAATTGGTGAAATTAACGACTACATTCAATCCGAAGCAAAATCTAATGTAAATATTATAATGGGTGTTGGTGAAGATGAAAATTTAGGAGATGCTATTGCAGTTACTATAGTTGCAACGGGATTTAATAAAGCTCAACAACATGAAATTTCAAATTTGGAAGCCAAAAAAATTATTCATACTTTAGGTGATGAACAAGAGGCTTCTTTCGATTTTTTAGAAAATGATACAGTTAAAACGATGTCAACAACAACGGATAAAACAGCCAATGATACAAATGACGTTGTTGAAGATAAAGTTATTTTTGATTTAGGAGATGAAGAGGAAAATGAAGATGATTTTTCAATTATTCCTACTACAGAATTTATAAAAAATATAGATGTTGTACATGAGGAAATTTCTGTAAATACAATAGATGACGATGATTTTGTAATCACTTCAGTTCAACCAGAAGCTAAGGAGGTAGCACCAATAGTAAAAGATGAAAATGAGAAGCAGATTGAATTAACGTTTGATATGCCACTTCCAAAAAAACCGCAAAAAACTGTTACTCAAGATCAGGAAATTAAAATAAACTCTATTGAGGTAGTTGATCATAAAGTAGTTGAGCCAGAAAAAAAAGTTGAAAAAGATGTTTATTTTAAGTTAGAAGATTACACCGAGTTAGAAAATAATTTAACCAATGCATCAAAACCAGCTGAAAATAAAAATATAGAAGTAGTAAATGAAGAATTAAATCTGACCTTGCGCTCTACTAATAAAACTGAAGTTGATGTAAATGTAAATAACCAAGAGGTAGTTGATCATAAAGAAGTTTCGCCTTTAGACTTAACAATTGCAGAATTACAAAAAAGAGCTAAAGATCGAAGAGAAAAAATGAAAAATTTCAACTATAAATTTATCAATAAGGTAAATAAAAATATTGATGAAATTGAAAAAGAACCAGCTTATAAAAGAATGGGAGTTCAATTAGATAGAACATCACATTCTTCAGAAATTAATCAGTCAAGAACTACATTAGATATTGATGGAAATGATGATTTGAAATTTAGATCGAACAACTCATTTTTACATGATAATGTAGACTAA
- the ftsA gene encoding cell division protein FtsA has protein sequence MEHNDISVGLDIGTTKIVAMIGRRNEYGKIELLGTGKAKSLGVHRGVVNNITQTIQSIQMAVDEAVAVSGIKIDEAVVGIAGQHIRSLQHSDYITRPNAEDVIDEDDLDKLEKQVHKLVMLPGEEIIHVLPQEFKVDGQPEIVEPVGMYGGRLEANFHVVVGQVSSIRNVGRCIKSAGLDLAGITLEPLASAEAVLSAEEKEAGAALIDIGGGTTDLAIFKNGIIRHTAVIPFGGNVITEDIKEGCSIIEKQAELLKTKFGSAWPGENKENEIVSIPGLRGREPKEITLKNLSKIIHARVVEIVDQVFLEIKNYGHEEPKKKLIAGIVLTGGGANLKHLKQLVEYITGMDTRIGYPNENLAGDSDEIFSTPQYATAVGLLMNGLNRLDKKNIKIKQQQADEEEVVNEVEETEKKEVVDEIEEHQESKKTIFEKWADKFRDFLDNAE, from the coding sequence ATGGAACATAACGATATTTCAGTTGGATTAGATATAGGAACAACAAAAATTGTTGCTATGATAGGTCGTAGAAATGAATATGGTAAAATAGAGTTACTTGGTACTGGAAAAGCCAAGAGTTTGGGTGTACACCGTGGTGTTGTAAATAATATTACACAAACTATACAATCTATTCAAATGGCAGTAGATGAGGCTGTTGCTGTTTCTGGAATTAAAATTGATGAAGCGGTTGTAGGCATTGCAGGACAACACATTAGAAGTTTACAACATAGCGATTATATTACTAGACCAAATGCAGAAGATGTAATTGATGAAGATGATTTAGATAAATTAGAAAAACAAGTTCATAAATTGGTAATGTTACCTGGAGAAGAAATTATCCATGTATTACCGCAAGAATTTAAAGTTGATGGTCAACCAGAAATTGTAGAGCCAGTTGGTATGTATGGAGGTAGATTAGAAGCAAATTTTCATGTTGTTGTAGGGCAAGTTTCCTCTATTAGAAATGTGGGGCGTTGTATTAAAAGCGCTGGTTTAGATTTAGCAGGTATTACTTTAGAACCTTTGGCATCTGCTGAAGCTGTTTTAAGTGCTGAAGAAAAAGAAGCTGGAGCAGCTTTAATTGATATAGGTGGAGGGACAACTGATTTAGCTATTTTTAAAAATGGAATTATTCGCCATACAGCAGTTATCCCATTTGGTGGAAATGTAATAACAGAAGATATTAAAGAAGGTTGTTCTATAATTGAAAAACAAGCAGAGTTATTAAAAACAAAATTTGGGTCAGCTTGGCCAGGAGAAAATAAAGAAAATGAGATTGTATCTATTCCAGGCTTAAGAGGTAGAGAACCTAAAGAAATTACTCTAAAAAACTTATCAAAAATAATACATGCACGTGTAGTTGAAATTGTTGATCAAGTATTTTTAGAAATTAAAAATTATGGGCACGAAGAGCCAAAGAAAAAATTAATAGCAGGAATTGTTTTAACTGGTGGTGGAGCTAATCTAAAACATTTAAAACAATTGGTAGAATATATAACTGGTATGGATACTAGAATTGGATATCCTAATGAAAATTTAGCAGGAGATTCCGATGAAATTTTTTCAACACCACAATATGCTACTGCTGTAGGGTTGTTAATGAACGGCTTAAACAGACTGGATAAAAAAAATATAAAAATAAAACAACAGCAAGCTGATGAAGAAGAAGTTGTTAATGAAGTAGAAGAAACAGAAAAGAAAGAAGTTGTAGACGAAATTGAAGAACATCAAGAGTCTAAAAAAACAATTTTTGAAAAATGGGCTGATAAGTTTAGAGATTTTTTAGACAACGCAGAATAA
- a CDS encoding cell division protein FtsQ/DivIB has product MKINWNYIKGFLLLSLVVFLYGFSHHKHTAKKVGDIVVEFGQGGNLFMNYDMVNKLLIQNGIPVLNEAKTVIDLQKLEANVLSHPMVEKAAVFLTVDGVLKAKIKQRTPIARVVSNADSYYIDKQAKKMPLSENHSARVLLVSGNIIDKDIDEIYLLVTTILNDEFLKKQIVGVQKTQKNQFILKTRIGEQDIEIGAIDNLDSKFKNLKSFFNKTMADKTIDKYTSINLKYNNQVVCTKK; this is encoded by the coding sequence TTGAAAATTAATTGGAATTACATAAAGGGATTTTTACTACTGAGTTTGGTGGTGTTTTTGTATGGGTTTTCGCACCATAAACACACTGCTAAAAAAGTGGGGGATATTGTTGTTGAATTTGGGCAAGGAGGTAATCTTTTTATGAATTATGATATGGTTAATAAATTGTTAATACAAAATGGAATACCAGTTCTAAATGAAGCTAAAACTGTTATAGATTTACAAAAACTAGAAGCGAATGTTTTATCACACCCCATGGTGGAAAAAGCAGCTGTTTTCTTAACAGTTGATGGTGTGCTTAAAGCTAAAATAAAGCAGCGTACCCCAATTGCTAGAGTTGTATCTAATGCTGATAGTTATTATATTGATAAACAGGCCAAAAAAATGCCTTTGTCAGAAAATCATTCAGCAAGAGTTTTATTGGTTTCAGGTAATATAATTGATAAAGATATAGATGAAATTTATCTTTTAGTAACAACAATTTTAAACGATGAATTTTTAAAAAAACAAATTGTTGGTGTGCAAAAAACACAAAAAAATCAGTTTATTTTAAAAACTAGAATAGGAGAGCAAGATATTGAAATAGGTGCTATTGATAATTTAGATTCAAAATTTAAAAACCTAAAGTCGTTTTTTAATAAAACAATGGCTGATAAAACAATAGATAAATATACGTCAATAAATTTAAAATATAACAACCAAGTTGTTTGTACAAAAAAGTAG
- the murC gene encoding UDP-N-acetylmuramate--L-alanine ligase: MNLNSIHNVYFIGIGGIGMSAIAIYFKSNGKHVAGYDKTPSEITNNLQKMAIKIHFEDTVNLIDTVFKDPKNTIVVYTPAVPKNHVELNYFIANNFTVLKRSEVLGEITKNTNCLAVAGTHGKTTTSTILGHILKEANTNATSFLGGISENYNSNIILGGNEVSVVEADEFDRSFLKLSPDIACITSMDADHLDVYGEQLELEKSFQEFASKVSGKLFVRKGLPIKGQTYGIEENADYNAYNIRIENGAYIFDVKTPVEIFENIKIYLPGKHNVLNAVAALAMANHFGISIEVIAKALLNFKGVKRRFTYKINTEDLVLIDDYAHHPIEIDAVVDSVKEMYPEKKVLGVFQPHLYSRTRDFASDFAKSLSRFDELILLDIYPARELPIEGISSAWLLKKISCKKKQLSSTENLIANVLKSKAQIIVVIGAGDIGLQVENIKKSLIVEN; this comes from the coding sequence TTGAATTTAAACAGTATACATAACGTTTATTTTATAGGTATTGGAGGTATCGGTATGAGCGCTATTGCAATTTATTTTAAAAGCAATGGTAAGCATGTAGCGGGTTACGATAAAACGCCTAGTGAAATTACAAATAATCTTCAAAAAATGGCTATTAAAATACATTTTGAAGATACTGTAAATTTAATTGATACTGTTTTTAAAGATCCTAAAAATACAATTGTAGTTTATACACCAGCTGTGCCTAAAAACCATGTAGAATTAAATTATTTTATAGCAAATAATTTTACAGTTTTAAAGCGTTCGGAAGTGTTGGGTGAAATCACTAAAAATACAAATTGTTTGGCGGTTGCAGGTACCCATGGAAAAACTACAACTTCAACAATTTTAGGTCATATTTTAAAAGAGGCGAATACAAATGCAACTTCTTTTTTAGGTGGAATTTCAGAAAACTACAATTCAAATATAATTTTAGGAGGTAATGAGGTTTCGGTTGTAGAAGCCGATGAGTTTGATCGTTCATTTTTAAAACTATCTCCAGATATTGCCTGTATAACTTCTATGGATGCAGATCATTTAGATGTTTATGGAGAGCAGTTGGAATTGGAGAAATCTTTTCAAGAATTTGCTTCTAAAGTTTCAGGTAAATTATTTGTTCGAAAAGGATTGCCAATTAAAGGGCAAACTTATGGAATTGAAGAAAATGCAGATTACAATGCTTATAATATTAGAATAGAAAATGGAGCTTATATTTTTGATGTAAAAACACCAGTTGAAATTTTTGAAAACATAAAAATATACCTACCAGGAAAACATAATGTGCTAAATGCAGTGGCAGCTTTGGCAATGGCTAATCATTTTGGAATTTCAATTGAAGTTATTGCTAAAGCTTTACTAAATTTTAAAGGTGTAAAAAGGCGTTTTACGTATAAAATTAATACTGAAGATCTAGTGTTAATAGATGATTATGCACATCATCCAATTGAAATAGATGCAGTTGTAGATTCTGTAAAGGAAATGTATCCAGAGAAAAAAGTTTTAGGAGTTTTTCAGCCGCATTTGTATAGTAGAACTCGAGATTTTGCAAGTGATTTTGCAAAAAGTTTATCGCGTTTTGACGAATTGATTTTATTAGATATTTATCCTGCTCGAGAGTTGCCAATAGAAGGTATAAGTTCAGCGTGGTTATTGAAGAAAATTTCATGTAAAAAAAAGCAACTTTCTTCAACAGAAAATTTAATTGCGAATGTATTAAAATCTAAAGCACAAATTATCGTTGTAATTGGGGCTGGAGATATTGGATTACAAGTAGAAAATATTAAAAAAAGTTTAATAGTTGAAAATTAA
- the murG gene encoding undecaprenyldiphospho-muramoylpentapeptide beta-N-acetylglucosaminyltransferase: MKQSINIILSGGGTGGHIYPAVSIANELKEKYPEANFLFVGAKDRMEMEKVPQSGYKIEGLWISGIQRSLTLKNLAFPFKLISSLWNAFKIIRKFKPTIVIGTGGFASGPTLYAASIKGVKTVIQEQNSYPGITNKLLSTKADKICVAYDGLERFFPAQKIIKTGNPVRQDLLDISAKKDEAIKFFGLKPDKKTLVIIGGSLGARALNNLIEKQIDWLVGNNIQVIWQTGKLYYDEFKKYDDIDGVQTHAFLNRMDLTYAAADFIISRAGAGSISELCIVGKPVIFIPSPNVAEDHQTKNALSVVTKNAALLLKESELNMFQNMLLELKNDEELQQKLSKNIKALALPNATKDIVKEIEKLINS; this comes from the coding sequence ATGAAGCAATCGATTAATATTATATTAAGTGGAGGCGGAACAGGTGGTCATATATATCCAGCTGTGTCTATAGCAAATGAGCTAAAGGAAAAATATCCTGAGGCTAATTTTTTGTTTGTAGGTGCTAAGGATAGAATGGAAATGGAAAAAGTTCCTCAATCTGGTTACAAAATTGAAGGATTATGGATTTCTGGAATACAAAGAAGTCTGACTTTAAAAAATTTAGCATTTCCATTTAAGTTAATAAGTAGCTTGTGGAACGCTTTTAAAATTATAAGAAAATTTAAACCAACAATTGTAATTGGTACAGGAGGTTTTGCTAGTGGTCCAACATTATATGCAGCAAGTATTAAGGGAGTAAAAACGGTAATTCAAGAGCAAAATTCGTATCCAGGAATTACTAATAAATTGTTGAGTACAAAAGCAGATAAAATTTGTGTGGCTTATGATGGATTAGAGCGATTTTTTCCTGCTCAAAAAATAATAAAAACAGGAAACCCTGTACGACAAGATTTATTAGATATTTCAGCAAAAAAAGACGAGGCAATTAAATTTTTTGGGTTAAAACCTGATAAAAAAACACTTGTAATTATCGGTGGTAGTTTAGGAGCGAGAGCGTTAAATAATTTAATTGAAAAACAGATTGATTGGCTAGTTGGTAATAACATTCAGGTTATATGGCAAACTGGAAAATTATATTATGATGAGTTTAAAAAGTATGATGATATTGATGGAGTACAAACACATGCTTTTTTAAATAGAATGGATTTAACATATGCTGCAGCAGATTTTATAATTAGTAGAGCAGGAGCTGGTTCAATTTCAGAACTATGTATTGTTGGGAAACCAGTAATTTTTATTCCTTCGCCTAATGTTGCAGAAGATCATCAAACAAAAAATGCACTTTCTGTAGTTACAAAAAATGCAGCTTTATTATTAAAAGAATCTGAGTTAAACATGTTTCAAAATATGTTGTTAGAGTTGAAAAATGATGAAGAATTACAACAAAAATTAAGTAAAAATATAAAAGCATTGGCTTTGCCTAACGCTACAAAAGATATAGTAAAAGAAATAGAAAAATTAATAAATAGTTAA
- a CDS encoding FtsW/RodA/SpoVE family cell cycle protein has protein sequence MKKILKNIEGDRAIWAIVVFMALLSFMPVYSASTNLVYVANSGTTTYHLIKHVVLLFFGFLIIYGVHKIPYRYFSGGSVLMLPLVIVLLIFTLAKGTVIGGANASRWITIPFIGVGFQTSTLAGVVLMIFVARYLAKNKEKAISFKESLWRLWLPVAITLAFILPANFSTTAIIFSMVLLLTFLGGYPVKYLASILGIGIALFMVFVLLAKAFPDLMPNRVDTWVSRIENFSNKNAEEGYQVEKAKIAIASGGLQGRGPGKSVQKNFLPQSSSDFIFAIIVEEYGLIFGALTVILMYLLLLIRILVAAKKATTIFATLLIIGVGLPIIFQAIINMAVAVNLFPVTGQTLPLISSGGTSIWMTCFAIGIILSVTAEKEKIVDNESEENPLDILHEAID, from the coding sequence ATGAAAAAAATATTAAAAAATATAGAAGGTGATCGTGCTATTTGGGCTATTGTAGTTTTTATGGCATTGTTGTCGTTTATGCCTGTTTATAGCGCAAGTACTAATTTAGTATATGTTGCTAATTCGGGAACAACAACGTATCATTTAATAAAGCATGTTGTTTTATTATTCTTTGGTTTTTTAATTATTTATGGTGTACACAAAATACCTTATAGGTATTTTAGTGGAGGTTCAGTTTTAATGCTTCCTCTGGTAATAGTTTTGTTAATTTTTACATTGGCAAAAGGTACTGTTATTGGTGGTGCAAATGCAAGTAGATGGATAACCATACCATTTATTGGTGTTGGATTTCAAACATCTACTTTGGCAGGTGTAGTTTTAATGATTTTTGTAGCGCGGTATTTAGCTAAAAATAAAGAGAAAGCAATTAGTTTTAAAGAAAGTCTTTGGCGATTGTGGTTGCCAGTAGCTATTACATTAGCTTTTATTTTACCTGCAAATTTTTCAACCACAGCTATTATTTTCTCAATGGTGTTGCTTTTAACTTTTTTAGGTGGATATCCAGTAAAATATTTAGCTTCTATTCTAGGAATTGGAATTGCATTATTTATGGTATTTGTTTTACTAGCAAAGGCATTTCCAGATTTAATGCCAAATAGAGTAGATACTTGGGTGAGTAGGATAGAAAATTTTTCTAATAAAAACGCTGAAGAAGGATATCAAGTTGAAAAGGCTAAAATAGCAATTGCAAGTGGTGGATTACAAGGAAGAGGTCCTGGAAAAAGTGTTCAAAAGAATTTTTTACCGCAATCTTCATCCGATTTTATATTTGCTATAATAGTTGAAGAATACGGTTTAATATTTGGAGCCTTGACAGTTATATTAATGTATTTATTATTGTTAATAAGAATTTTAGTTGCAGCAAAAAAAGCTACAACTATTTTTGCAACATTATTAATAATTGGCGTAGGTTTGCCAATTATTTTTCAAGCCATAATAAATATGGCTGTAGCTGTAAATTTATTTCCAGTTACAGGGCAAACATTGCCTTTAATTAGTAGTGGTGGAACTTCTATTTGGATGACCTGTTTTGCCATTGGTATTATTTTAAGTGTAACAGCTGAAAAAGAAAAAATTGTAGATAATGAAAGTGAAGAAAACCCTTTAGATATTTTACATGAAGCAATCGATTAA
- the murD gene encoding UDP-N-acetylmuramoyl-L-alanine--D-glutamate ligase, giving the protein MNNRGNKNEYDASVFAGYKHLLVVLGAGESGVGSAILGKQKGYDVFVSDMGTIAEKYKKVLLDNEISFEEGNHSELRIFDADIVIKSPGIPDNISIVEALRQKNIKVISEIEFAAKYTKGLVVGITGSNGKTTTTMLVNHILKRAKLSVAMGGNIGFSFAQQVAEHNFDFHVLELSSFQLDGIESFAPHIAIITNITPDHLDRYNYKFENYVESKFKITKNQTENDFLIYDADDPVITNWLKNNEVKATLLPFSVKKKLDQGVFLKDNNIQIKYKTEETIMEISTLALKGEHNTKNAMAAAMTATLLKVRKNTIRESLEDFEGAEHRLEPVLKINGVQYINDSKATNVNATYYALDCMQSPTVWIVGGVDKGNDYLDLMPLVREKVKAIVCLGVDNHKIKQTFNNVVDLIVETAGAEEAVKVAYKIAEKGDAVLLSPACASFDLFKSYEDRGAQFKQAVREL; this is encoded by the coding sequence ATGAATAATAGAGGAAATAAAAACGAATATGACGCATCTGTCTTTGCCGGATATAAACACCTTTTAGTGGTGCTTGGAGCTGGAGAAAGTGGTGTTGGTTCTGCTATTTTAGGAAAGCAGAAAGGATATGATGTTTTTGTTTCAGATATGGGAACCATTGCAGAAAAATATAAGAAAGTGCTTCTGGATAACGAAATTTCTTTTGAAGAAGGAAATCATTCAGAGTTAAGAATATTTGATGCAGATATTGTTATTAAAAGTCCTGGTATACCAGATAATATTTCAATAGTAGAGGCTTTAAGACAGAAAAATATTAAAGTGATTTCTGAAATAGAGTTTGCTGCAAAATATACCAAAGGTTTGGTTGTAGGTATTACCGGTTCAAATGGCAAAACCACTACAACAATGCTTGTAAATCATATTTTGAAAAGAGCAAAATTGAGCGTTGCTATGGGTGGAAACATAGGCTTTAGTTTTGCGCAGCAAGTAGCTGAACACAATTTTGATTTTCACGTGTTGGAATTAAGCAGTTTTCAGTTAGATGGCATTGAGTCTTTTGCACCGCATATAGCAATAATTACAAATATTACACCAGATCATTTAGATAGGTATAATTATAAGTTTGAAAATTATGTTGAATCGAAATTTAAAATTACAAAAAATCAAACAGAAAATGATTTTTTAATTTATGATGCAGATGATCCTGTAATTACAAACTGGTTAAAAAACAATGAAGTAAAAGCAACACTTCTTCCTTTTTCAGTAAAAAAGAAATTAGATCAAGGTGTTTTTTTAAAAGATAATAACATACAAATAAAATATAAAACCGAAGAAACAATAATGGAAATATCAACTTTAGCATTAAAAGGAGAACACAATACTAAAAATGCAATGGCAGCTGCAATGACAGCTACATTATTAAAGGTTAGAAAAAATACAATAAGAGAGAGTTTAGAAGATTTTGAAGGTGCAGAGCATAGGCTAGAGCCTGTATTGAAAATTAATGGTGTTCAATATATAAACGATTCTAAAGCTACCAATGTTAATGCTACATATTATGCTTTAGATTGTATGCAATCCCCTACAGTTTGGATAGTTGGTGGGGTAGATAAAGGAAATGATTATTTAGATTTAATGCCATTGGTTAGAGAAAAGGTTAAAGCAATTGTTTGCTTAGGAGTAGATAATCATAAAATAAAGCAAACTTTTAACAATGTAGTAGATTTAATTGTTGAAACTGCAGGAGCCGAAGAAGCGGTTAAAGTAGCTTATAAAATAGCTGAAAAAGGAGATGCTGTTTTATTGTCCCCAGCTTGTGCAAGTTTTGATTTATTTAAGAGTTACGAAGATAGAGGAGCTCAATTTAAACAAGCAGTTAGAGAATTGTAA
- the mraY gene encoding phospho-N-acetylmuramoyl-pentapeptide-transferase — protein sequence MLYYLFEYLDKHYNLAGAGLFQYITFRSALAFIGSLLFSTIYGKRVINYLQRKQVGESVRDLGLDGQVEKAGTPTMGGIIIILATLIPVLLLSKVDNVYIIILIVTTIWMGTIGFVDDYIKIFRKNKEGLKGRFKVLGQVTLGIFVGAMLYFHPNVTMKEQLPQKFQYETEAGVPVLFADAHKSTKTTIPFLKNNELDYAAVLDLFGDGLRDYAWILFIPIVIFIITAVSNGANLTDGIDGLAAGSSAIIVLTLGIFTWVSGNIIFADYLDVMYIPNSGEMTIFIAAFVGALVGFLWYNTYPAQVFMGDTGSLTIGGIIAVLAISVRKELLIPILAGVFLVENLSVIMQVGFFKYTKKKYGVGRRIFKMSPLHHHYQKSGYHESKIVTRFWIVGIMLAVLTIVTLKLR from the coding sequence ATGTTATATTATTTATTCGAATATTTAGACAAACATTATAATTTGGCAGGAGCAGGGTTGTTTCAATACATAACTTTTCGTTCTGCATTAGCTTTTATTGGTTCATTGTTGTTTTCAACAATTTATGGAAAACGAGTTATTAATTATTTACAGCGTAAGCAAGTTGGAGAATCTGTAAGAGATTTAGGTTTGGATGGTCAAGTTGAAAAAGCAGGTACGCCAACTATGGGTGGAATAATAATAATACTTGCAACTCTAATTCCAGTGTTGTTATTATCTAAAGTAGACAATGTGTATATCATTATTTTAATAGTTACAACAATTTGGATGGGAACTATTGGTTTTGTTGATGATTATATTAAGATTTTTAGAAAAAATAAAGAAGGTTTAAAAGGAAGATTTAAAGTTTTAGGTCAAGTTACTTTAGGAATTTTTGTAGGTGCTATGTTGTATTTTCATCCAAATGTTACTATGAAAGAACAGTTACCTCAAAAATTTCAATACGAAACAGAAGCAGGTGTTCCTGTTTTGTTTGCAGACGCACATAAATCAACAAAAACAACTATTCCTTTTTTAAAAAATAACGAATTAGATTATGCAGCTGTGTTAGATTTATTTGGTGATGGACTAAGAGATTATGCTTGGATTTTATTTATACCCATTGTAATTTTTATTATAACAGCAGTTTCAAACGGAGCTAATTTAACTGACGGGATAGATGGTTTAGCAGCGGGTTCTTCAGCTATAATTGTATTAACCTTAGGTATTTTTACCTGGGTTTCGGGGAATATTATTTTTGCTGATTATTTAGATGTTATGTACATCCCTAATTCTGGTGAAATGACCATTTTTATAGCGGCATTTGTAGGGGCTTTAGTTGGGTTTTTATGGTATAACACCTATCCAGCTCAAGTTTTTATGGGAGATACAGGAAGTTTAACCATAGGAGGAATTATTGCTGTTTTGGCAATTTCAGTTCGTAAAGAATTATTGATTCCAATTTTAGCAGGTGTTTTTTTAGTTGAAAATCTATCTGTTATAATGCAAGTAGGGTTTTTTAAATACACAAAGAAAAAATACGGAGTAGGAAGACGCATATTTAAAATGTCTCCACTACATCATCATTATCAGAAATCGGGATATCATGAAAGTAAAATTGTAACTCGTTTTTGGATTGTAGGTATTATGTTGGCTGTACTAACAATAGTTACATTAAAATTAAGATAG